A window of Erpetoichthys calabaricus chromosome 12, fErpCal1.3, whole genome shotgun sequence contains these coding sequences:
- the hmg20b gene encoding SWI/SNF-related matrix-associated actin-dependent regulator of chromatin subfamily E member 1-related isoform X2: protein MSHAAKQQQSTGPQLLSAKSQNGELLVFGAIKLEHSETNVRAANAGEGGNTAGSQGRSTEEEPVKKRGWPKGKKRKKVLPNGPKAPVTGYVRFLNERREQIRSQHPELPFPEITKMLGAEWSRLAIDDKQRYLDEAEKEKQKYMRELKEYQQSEAYRLSNEKIQEKKIKKECTSVIINAVTNGPGHKSGDPLSDRFSSFDVPIFTEEFLDQNKAREAEIRRLRKANVEYEEQNSVLQKHIEDMHNAKERLEAELAQDERETQALQHHLLNIRQVLSASFAAVPLPGTGEIPTPSTVESYMTRLTSILESSPLEYKKLVAKIQEIVSHFDSENI from the exons ATGTCACATGCTGCCAAGCAACAGCAGAGCACTGGACCTCA GCTGCTGTCTGCAAAAAGTCAGAACGGGGAGCTTCTTGTCTTTGGGGCCATCAAACTGGAGCATAGTGAGACAAATGTGCGGGCGGCAAATGCAGGCGAAGGTGGGAACACAGCAGGCAGCCAAGGGAGAAGCACGGAGGAGGAG ccgGTGAAAAAGCGTGGTTGGCCAAAagggaagaaaaggaaaaaagtgctTCCAAATGGACCAAAAGCTCCCGTGACAGGATATGTGCGTTTTCTAAATGAGCGACGCGAACAAATCCGAAGCCAACATCCTGAGCTGCCCTTCCCAGAAATCACAAAGATGTTAGGGGCAGAGTGGAGTCGGCTTGCCATCGATGACAAACAG CGCTATCTGGACGaagcagagaaagaaaaacagaagtataTGAGAGAACTGAAGGAGTACCAGCAGAGTGAGGCGTACAGACTGAGCAATGAGAAGATCCAAGAGAAAAAGATCAAGAAAG AATGTACGTCAGTCATCATCAATGCGGTCACAAATGGGCCAGGACACAAG AGCGGTGACCCACTTTCTGACAGATTCTCCAGCTTTGATGTACCCATTTTTACTGAAGAGTTCCTGGATCAGAACAAAG CAAGGGAGGCAGAAATCCGTAGGTTACGCAAGGCCAATGTGGAATATGAAGAGCAgaattcagtgctgcagaagCACATAGAAGACATGCACAATGCCAAAGAGAGGCTGGAGGCAGAGCTGGCGCAAGACGAGCGAGAGACTCAGGCTTTACAACACCACCTGCTAAATATCCGGCAGGTTCTCTCAGCAAGCTTTGCGGCAGTCCCGCTGCCAG GTACAGGGGAGATCCCAACTCCCAGCACAGTGGAGTCCTATATGACCCGATTAACCAGCATTCTTGAAAGCAGCCCCCTAGAGTACAAGAAGCTTGTTGCCAAGATACAGGAGATCGTCAGCCATTTTGACAG TGAAAACATCTGA
- the hmg20b gene encoding SWI/SNF-related matrix-associated actin-dependent regulator of chromatin subfamily E member 1-related isoform X1 — MSHAAKQQQSTGPQLLSAKSQNGELLVFGAIKLEHSETNVRAANAGEGGNTAGSQGRSTEEEPVKKRGWPKGKKRKKVLPNGPKAPVTGYVRFLNERREQIRSQHPELPFPEITKMLGAEWSRLAIDDKQRYLDEAEKEKQKYMRELKEYQQSEAYRLSNEKIQEKKIKKEECTSVIINAVTNGPGHKSGDPLSDRFSSFDVPIFTEEFLDQNKAREAEIRRLRKANVEYEEQNSVLQKHIEDMHNAKERLEAELAQDERETQALQHHLLNIRQVLSASFAAVPLPGTGEIPTPSTVESYMTRLTSILESSPLEYKKLVAKIQEIVSHFDSENI, encoded by the exons ATGTCACATGCTGCCAAGCAACAGCAGAGCACTGGACCTCA GCTGCTGTCTGCAAAAAGTCAGAACGGGGAGCTTCTTGTCTTTGGGGCCATCAAACTGGAGCATAGTGAGACAAATGTGCGGGCGGCAAATGCAGGCGAAGGTGGGAACACAGCAGGCAGCCAAGGGAGAAGCACGGAGGAGGAG ccgGTGAAAAAGCGTGGTTGGCCAAAagggaagaaaaggaaaaaagtgctTCCAAATGGACCAAAAGCTCCCGTGACAGGATATGTGCGTTTTCTAAATGAGCGACGCGAACAAATCCGAAGCCAACATCCTGAGCTGCCCTTCCCAGAAATCACAAAGATGTTAGGGGCAGAGTGGAGTCGGCTTGCCATCGATGACAAACAG CGCTATCTGGACGaagcagagaaagaaaaacagaagtataTGAGAGAACTGAAGGAGTACCAGCAGAGTGAGGCGTACAGACTGAGCAATGAGAAGATCCAAGAGAAAAAGATCAAGAAAG AAGAATGTACGTCAGTCATCATCAATGCGGTCACAAATGGGCCAGGACACAAG AGCGGTGACCCACTTTCTGACAGATTCTCCAGCTTTGATGTACCCATTTTTACTGAAGAGTTCCTGGATCAGAACAAAG CAAGGGAGGCAGAAATCCGTAGGTTACGCAAGGCCAATGTGGAATATGAAGAGCAgaattcagtgctgcagaagCACATAGAAGACATGCACAATGCCAAAGAGAGGCTGGAGGCAGAGCTGGCGCAAGACGAGCGAGAGACTCAGGCTTTACAACACCACCTGCTAAATATCCGGCAGGTTCTCTCAGCAAGCTTTGCGGCAGTCCCGCTGCCAG GTACAGGGGAGATCCCAACTCCCAGCACAGTGGAGTCCTATATGACCCGATTAACCAGCATTCTTGAAAGCAGCCCCCTAGAGTACAAGAAGCTTGTTGCCAAGATACAGGAGATCGTCAGCCATTTTGACAG TGAAAACATCTGA